In Balaenoptera acutorostrata chromosome 19, mBalAcu1.1, whole genome shotgun sequence, the following proteins share a genomic window:
- the C19H16orf74 gene encoding uncharacterized protein C16orf74 homolog: MCVSSSHDEAPVLSDKHLDVPNIIVTPPTPTGVILPRDSRRAVWLEETGSCPEDGETDPEA; the protein is encoded by the exons ATGTGTGTCAGCAGCAGCCATGATGAGGCCCCCGTCCTGAGCGACAAGCACCTGGACGTGCCCAACATCATCGTCACCCCGCCGACCCCCACGGGCGTGATCCTGCCGAGGGACTCCCGGAGGGCAG TCTGGCTGGAGGAGACGGGGTCGTGCCCGGAGGATGGAGAAACAGACCCTGAGGCCTGA